cAGAGCATTTAATAAAGAACTAGAATATTAGCTGTTGACTATGGGCCCTTCCCACAGGCCATTTACGGTGTCTCCTAGGCTGTCTTTCTGTATTTACACAGGAAAGTTGATAACACTAGAAATAATTACTTGtcataaagcttttctttttttttttctttttcttttttgagactgactctcactctgttgcacaggctggagtgtagtggggcaatctcagctcactgcaacctccgcctcctgagttcaagcgattctcttgcctcagcctcccgagtagctgggattacaagcatgagccaccacgtccggcccagAAAACTTTTCAATACCGAATGTAGACCAGCCAAAATCAAGAGacttactgatttctttttatgaaaCTTGTATGATGCTGGCAGGTCATATCGAAGCTCTGTAAAACAAAAGCCAcctaagaataaaattatatttccaagCATTTACCACCCTtgactaaacaacaacaacaacaacaacaacaaactaagaAAAGTATTAAGTGCTGGTAAACCGAACATTTTAGAACCTTTAACTTATCCAAGTAGTGACTTGCTATATTCCCAGCATTGGCCATGGCAGCTTGGCATTTCTGTTATTATGGCCATTTATACTGAAATTTGAGGTTACAAGTGAAGAGTTTAGAAGGATAAAAAGTGGACCAAAAAGTAAATCCTATGAAAAGGATGGcacctttctatttttaatttcctaataGTCTGTAGCTAACTTAATCTCATAATAACCAtgcttatttcaaaattttcttacCCAGAGTTTAATAATTGTAGTAAGTACCCATTTTCCTCCTAAACTCTAAAACGAAAActagtttttcatatttcttccttCTAAAGAATAATGTAGATTCTCCAAACTCTTTACTACTGATCTATTTTAGAGGGATGGCAGTAGTCTATTCCTGTATGTCACAGCTTTCAAGTTTTAATGTGCAAtcaaatcacctggggatcttgttgaaatgcagattctaattcagtaggtctgggtggagcctgaaatttttttttttttttttttttttttttttgagacggagtctcgtgctgtgtcacccaggctggagtgcagtggcgcgatctcggctcactgcaagctccgcctcccaggttcacgccattctcctgcctcagcctccgagtagctgggactacaggcgcctgccaccacgcccggctagttttttgtatttttagtagagacggggtttcaccatgttagccaggatggtctcgatctcctgacctcgtgatccacccgcctcggcctcccaaagtgctgggattacaggcttgagccaccgcgcccggccttttttttttttttgagatggagtctcgctctatcgcccaggctggagtgcagtggcgcaatctgggctcactgcaagctccacctcccaggttcatgccattctcctgcctcagcctccagagtagctgggactacaggtgctcaccacgcctggctaatttttttgtattttttaatagagacagaatttcactgtgttagccaggatggtcttgatctcctgaccttgtgatctgcccgcctcagcctcctaaagtgctgggattacagacgtgagccaccacgcccggcctgaaattctttatttctaacaAGGAAATCCCAGGGATTTTAATGCTGATGGTCTGAGGACCACATTTGGAGGAGCAAGGCTCTGGCTCGGTATACTACTGGGACTGTTCCAAGGTGTTCCATACTGCATATAATACCTaaaactggccgggtgtggtggttcacgcctctaatcccagcactttgggaggccaaggcgggcagacgagctgaggtgaagagttcaagagcagcctggccaacatggtgaaacctcgtttctaccaaaaataattagaaaaaagctgggtgtggtggtgctcctgtagtcccacccactcgtgaaggctgagccaggagaagaatcccttgaacccaggaggtggaggttgcagtgagccaagatcgtgctgctgcactccagcctgggcaacagagggagactccatctcaaaaaacaaaaacagaaaaaaaccggccgggcgcggtggctcaagcctgtaatctcagcactttgggaggccgagacgggcggatcacgaggtcaggagatcgagaccatcctggctaacacggcgaaaccccgtctctactaaaaaatacaaaaaactagccgggcgaggtggcgggcgcctgtagtcccagctactggggaggctgaggcaggagaatggcgggaacccgggaggcggagcttgcagtgagctgagatccggccacagcactccagcctgggcgacagagcaagactccgtctcaaaaaaaaaaaaaaaaaaaaaaaaaaaaaaaaaaaaaaaaaaaaaaaacagaaaaaaacacccCTAAAACTGTCTAAGTAATGCAACACTGAAAATAACAGGAAGATGAACAGATGTATATGTTACATTATTATTATGAACAGTAATATATCCAGCTGTATGTTTAACACTACAGTGGCAATTCATTGTCTATTGTGAAAAAACATGTTCCCTTATTGCACTCTTATTTTGGGCTTAGCTTATAATTAGCTTCTAGTTATATGCTTTTCCTGTTTTGATGTTTGTGACTATTACCCaatttagtaataaaaatgtattaaacatgATTTACTCATAGTGTtgatatttagaagaaaaagataaatgttatTTGATTCCAGGGGCAATTAGAGAATGGAATTAGAGGCCAGGctcggttgctcacacctgtaatcccagcactttgggaggcagaggctggaggatcatctgaggtcaggagttcaagaccagcctggccagtgtggtgaaaccctgtctctactaaagataaaaaaaattagccggacatggtagtgcacgcctgtagttccagctattcgggagactgaggcaagagcatcgcttgaacccggcaggtggaggttgccactgcactccaacctaggtaacagagcaaggctctgtctcccaaaaaaaaaaaaaaaaaagaaattagattatCCGGAAATAATCTGATAGCATTTTCCATGAATGAATTTCAAACCAAGATCTGACCAAATCCAAGCCcacgtttttttttgtttgtttgttttgtttttgtttttgttttttgagactgagtctcctctgtcatccaggctgaagaacagtggcacaatctcggctgactgcaacctctgcctccgggactcaagcgattctcccacctcagtctcccaagtagctgagattgcaggtgtgcgctaccatgcccggctaattttttgtagttttagtagagatggggtttgagcatgttggccaggctggtctcgaactctaaacctcaggtgatctgcccacctccgcctcccaaagtgctgggattacaggcgtgagccaccatgcctggccccaagccCATGTTTTTAGCCATTGTGCTGCTATACAGTGTTCCGCCTGAGTCTGGAGTGACCAAATACCTGAGTGCTATTAGAAATTTTCAGTAAATTGCATAAATTAGGACAGTCTTAAGCTAAGTGATCACTCTGCTTTTACTCCATTTCCAATCTATTACCAATCATGCACATTTTGCCACACTGCAAAGCATACTTTATAGTAGATCTTCTCAGCACCTGCATGAAAGTTTTGGTTGGGCGAATGCATGTTGGCCCTTTTGGATATTAGGATTGAGATTTGTCTTACCTGCTATAATATCTATCTTGATTTTCCATTCTGCAGCTTTCTTTTGAACATGCTGAACATAAACAATATGTTGTTATGAGctgatttttaatgattttttagaattgctttttacTAATAATTGAGATTGAGTTTTTAAGCTTAAAATTTCATTAGAATCTAGACCCTTATAAAAATTTCAATTGAATGGATAGTAGtctgaaaataagaaatcaatttcaatatatttaacaATCTGAACCAAATCATACAATAAATCCAAGTGATAGAAAGCTACTCATGCACCATATAATGCCATTTGGGGTTATCTAGGGACTGCATATATTTCAGTAGTCCCATAAAATCataaatggagctgaaaaattgcTATTGCCTAGTGATGTAGCTATCTTGACATCATAGCACAACACATTACCTTCTtggtatttatatatgtttagattTAAAACAatgccattgtgttacagttacctgtagtattcaatacagtaacaggttgacaggtttgtagcctaggaacaatacaCTAATCACAGAGCCTCAGTGGTCCACTCTATGTCTGCACAATGGTGAAATCACCtcaggatgcatttctcagaatacatttgtcagaacatatccctgttgttaaAGGATGCATGACTATTTCAGAAATCTATCAAAGATGTGTAATGTTCTCATATGGTTTCTGTagcattatttcattaatatatacAGCTAGGTATCCTAGAAACCATTTGGCAGAGATCTGTGTACATGGGCAATTCAGTTCATGCAGTAAAACTGAGTTTTATAAAATCTATGTTATGCCAAGACTATACTTTCAGGGATCATTTCTATAGTTCGTCActagagaagtttctctgaaagtgtAGAGCAccatatcgtgaaaatggccatactgcccaagataatttatagatttaatgctatccccatcaagctaccactgactttcttcacagaattggaaaaaactactttacatttcatatggaaccaaaagagcccacatagccaagacaatcctaagcaaaaagaacaaagctggaggcaccatgctacctgacttcaaatgatacaaggctacagtaaccaaaatagcatggtactggtaccaaaacatatatagaccaatggaacagaacacaggcctcagaaatgacaccacacatctacaaccatctgatctttgacaaacctgacaaaaacaagcaaagggaaaaggattccctatttaataagtggtgctgggaaaactggctagccatatgtagaaagctgaaattggatccattccttacaccttatacaaacattaactcaagatggattaaagacttaaatgtaagacccaaaaccataaaagctctagaagaaaatgtaggcgataccattcaggacataggcatgggcaaagatttcatgagtaaaacaccaaaagcaatggcaacaaaagccaaaactgacaaatgggatctaattaaactaaagagcttctgcacagcaaaagaaaactatcatcagagtaaccaggcaacctacagaatgggagaaaatttttgcaatctatccatctgacacagggctaatatccagaatctacaaagaactgaaacaaatttacaagaaaaaaaaaaacccatcaaaaagtgggcaaaggatatgaacagacacttcccaaaagaaagaagacatttaggcagccaacagacacatgaaaaaaatgctcatcatcactggtcatcagagaaatgcaaatcaaaaccacaatgaaataccatctcacaccagtcagaatggcgatcattaaaaagtcaggaaacaacagatgttggagaggatgtggagaaataggaacacttttacagtgttggtgggagtgtaaattagttcaaccattgtggaagacagtgtggcgattcctcaaggatctagaactagaaatatcatttgacccagcaatcccattactgggtatacacccaaagggttataaatcatgctaccataaagacacatgcacacgtatgtttactgcagcactattcacaataacaaagacttggaaccaacccaaatgtccatcaataatagactggattaagaaagtgtggcacatatacaccatggaatactatgcagccataaaaaaggatgagttcatgtcctttccagggatatggatgaagctggaaaccatcattctcagcaaactatcacaaggacagaaaaccaaacaccacatgttctcactcgtaagtgggagttgaacaatgagaacacatggacacagggaggggaacatcacacatcggggcctgctagggggtggggggctgggggagagagagcattaggagaaataactaatgtaaatgacgagttgatgggtgcagcaaaccaacatggcacatgtatccctatgtaacctgcatgttatgcacatgttccctagaacttaaagtataattttaaaaaaaattcatgttatgCCAAGCTGTGCAGAAAAGAGTTCACAGCAGGCCTGGCTGCTTATCCTTAGAAAGGCCTGCTTACAAGTTTGGCCCTTGGCTGGAGATTAGGAACTTAGATTTTGGGAAGGTTCCCACTCCCTACTCCCTTAATAATAGTGTCTCACTGTGCCTAACACTGTTTATGCTGAACACCTGTTTTCCTACTAGGAGTCTAGAATTTGGGTATGTGTCAGAAAGGGAATTGCCTACATGATCAGTCCCTAATAAAAGCCCTGGGCACTGAGTCTCTAAtgagcttccctggttggcaGTGTTTCACGTGTGTTATCAATAATTCATTCTGGGAAAATTAAGTGTGTCCTGTGTTATTCCACTGGCAGAAGACTCGGGAAGCTTGCTCCTGGTTTCCCCCATTCTCTGCCTAATGCACCTTTCTCTTTGCTGATTTTGCTCTATATCTTTTCACTGTAATACATCATAGCCATGAATAAGACTATATGCTGAGTCCTATGAGATTTCCTAGTGAATCATCAAACCTGAGGGTGTTCTTGGGGACACACGTTTGGATACCAATGTTTAACTGGTGTTTGCTTTCATATATAGTGAGGATTTATTTACTAGCTATGTTGTGTCCTGTTGCTTGCCTACATGTACCACTACTTATTGTTAGCAGTATAGTTCTTTTTAGCtgttatattttatgctttttaaaaggtTATCAGATTACCATGTAACTAGAATGTATTATTTCCAACTGAGTTCTTATACACTGTATTTACATGAATTACCTATTTTTCCTACAAAATCACTTTAAAATCTTTGAATACATGTATGATTTAAATAATAGTAGCTAGCACATAGCAATTACACATGTCAGACACTGATCtaagtgctttgtaaatattaactcatgtaatcctcacaattcTTATGAATTATTGGGTACTCTTAGTCCCTTACACTTAGAATACAGGTGAGGATAGTACAGATGACAAAAGCTCAATTACCTTGATGATGAAGCTCAATTACCTTGACCAAGATAATGCTGGGAGGCAGCAGAGCTTGGATCTGAACCCAGAAAGTCTGGTCTAGCTTCAGAATCTCCGTTCCTAACCACCGTGTTATACTGACACTAAAAAAATGTACTGCCCTTCCCCCCAGTTTCCTGGAATACAACTTATACACCTCTCCGTGTGTTACATGCTGCAAAAGTAATAATAGAATAGCTGATTTCTGAACTCAGATCTGTTTAGCTCCAGGCTCAGTGTTCTGAAAACCTGGCCTTATTGCCTCCCTTAAGTACATCAGGCCACACGGGGACAATGGGGCAAAAGGGATCAACTAAGACTTACCCAGATAAACCAAAACATACCATAATCCTAGTTACAACACACTTCTCTACTCCTGAGTTATAGTATCTCTTCTGGCAACAGTTCCTGTCTGAAAAAATCTTTGAGgaaagaagtcttttttttttttttttttttttgaggcagagtctcgctctgtcacccaggctggagtgcagtggccagatctcggctcactgcaagctccgcctcccgggttcacgccattctcctgcctcagcctcccgagtagctgggactacaggcgcccgccacctcgcccggctagtttttttttttttttgtaatttttagtagagacggggtttcaccgtgttagccaggatggtctcgatctcctgacctcgtgatccgcccgtctcggcctcccaaagtgctgggattacaggcttgagccaccgcgcccggccggaaagaAGTCTTATAGCTCAGAAAAAGGCCAATCAGATGCTAGCTGGTTAAGCAGAAAATTTAGTTCTAAGTTTCATATGTCAAAAAGGTCAGGAGAAATAGATATTGTGGTATCTAGTATTCACAGCAAATCCTAAAAACACtgtcatgaatttaaaaataaatgccacaGAGTATCAGATGATTTGAACTTACTTCTCTAGTTGAGGATTTGTGTAAGGAATATACTGCTGTTCTTGCCATTTCCAAAGCAGTCTTTAGAAAAGCCATATCTGTCCCTGTGAAGAGTAGAAAAAAACCTCCTATTTACCTATCAAAATAGAAGATTAAGTTAGTAGgatttagaaacattttcttccaaaCTTCAAAATAGCCACCTTGAAATCTTTCAGCAATAAGGGTACAAATAAactatcaaaatattattttaaggttgGTAGGATAAAACCAGAATTTCACTGTCTTGGTTAAATAAggataaagtaaaaaatttagtATTATATTCCAACATTAATGACTTTCAAAAAGGGGAGAAGGAAACGCGTAGAGTAGTATTCAGAATCCTCTTGGTGGGGACAGGGTACTTTTTAAACTATGCATGTTTTTTCCTACCCTCACTGACTTCCTAACCTCCTTGCCCACAGTACCCACAAAATTAACAGCCACAGTGAGTCACTGTTACTGGTGGGCACATGTAGAAACCCTTGGGTGTGTTAAGACATTAAAAAACCGGttctaaaagtataaaattctttGTATGTTTCATATTCATTCATAAGGGTTAGGCAAATTATTCCTGAAAGAGAATGGGAGATATACAATAAATGACATGACTATCTTTGTTTACTTAATACAAATCtgtaaaaacaaaagttgaaaaactCAATTTCTTAGCCATGCACTAAacaaattgaaatttaaattataagAATTACACAGGTAAGAGATTGGTTTACTTAAGAGTAATAAAATCACTTAgccttggtttatttttattttatttattttattttttttatttttttgagacggagtctcgctgtgtcgcccaggctggagtgcagtggcgcgatctcggctcactgcaagctccgcctcccgggttcacgccattctcccgcctcagcctccgagtagctgggactacaggcgcccgccaccacgcccggctagtttttgtatttttagtagagacggggtttcaccatgttagccaggatggtctcgatctcctgacctcgtgatccacccgcctcggcctcccaaagtgctgggattacaggcttgagccaccgcgcccggcccagccttgGTTTATTTAATGAAGAGTGATAAAATCACTTAGCCCAAACAGTCAGTGATAAaaagggtttttatttttgttttattttttctagacagggtcttgctgttaccaaggctgaagtgcagtggcacattcatagctcatggcagccttcaATACCTGagctcaggttatcctcccacctcagccttctgagtagctaggaccataggcacaCCACCGCACTtggcaaattaaaatttttgtgtgtgtgtgtgtagaggcagggtctaactatgttgcccaggatggctaccaactcctggccccaaaagatcctcctgtatcagcctcccaaagcactggtattacacgcctgagccactgcgcctggccttaaaaatagctttaaaatctTTTCTATAAATATACCAATATACCCGATTCTTGTTACaaacctttattatttttggtcCCAAAGGGAGGATTCATAATCACTGTATCGAATGACTTGGACATTCTGTTAGATAATAAGCACACATCACATTGAACCATGTCAATATTTGTTAACTCAAACTCTTCCACATTCCTATTAAATATTTCCAATGCATCTTCATCTATGTCAAATCCAACACACAACCTATaaatacaaaacacacacaaagagtGGCGATTTATAGCTcccaaggaaaaacaaaaccaaaattagcttttttctttttaatcatgtaTCTTTCTAACCCAATTAGCAAAGTAAGAGTgagtgttttcttcttctttttttttttttttttttttttcttttttcagacaggatcttgctgtgctACCCAGGTGAGTGTT
This region of Theropithecus gelada isolate Dixy chromosome 12, Tgel_1.0, whole genome shotgun sequence genomic DNA includes:
- the METTL5 gene encoding methyltransferase-like protein 5 isoform X1 → MKKLRLKELESRLQQVDGFEKPKLLLEQYPTRPHIAACMLYTIHNTYDDIENKVVADLGCGCGVLSIGTAMLGAGLCVGFDIDEDALEIFNRNVEEFELTNIDMVQCDVCLLSNRMSKSFDTVIMNPPFGTKNNKGTDMAFLKTALEMARTAVYSLHKSSTREHVQKKAAEWKIKIDIIAELRYDLPASYKFHKKKSVSLLILAGLHSVLKSFLGRTWWLMLVIPATREAEARESLELRRRRLQ
- the METTL5 gene encoding methyltransferase-like protein 5 isoform X3, with translation MKKLRLKELESRLQQVDGFEKPKLLLEQYPTRPHIAACMLYTIHNTYDDIENKVVADLGCGCGVLSIGTAMLGAGLCVGFDIDEDALEIFNRNVEEFELTNIDMVQCDVCLLSNRMSKSFDTVIMNPPFGTKNNKGTDMAFLKTALEMARTAVYSLHKSSTREHVQKKAAEWKIKIDIIAGSFDMTCQHHTSFIKRNQWTLKWT
- the METTL5 gene encoding methyltransferase-like protein 5 isoform X2, producing the protein MKKLRLKELESRLQQVDGFEKPKLLLEQYPTRPHIAACMLYTIHNTYDDIENKVVADLGCGCGVLSIGTAMLGAGLCVGFDIDEDALEIFNRNVEEFELTNIDMVQCDVCLLSNRMSKSFDTVIMNPPFGTKNNKGTDMAFLKTALEMARTAVYSLHKSSTREHVQKKAAEWKIKIDIIAELRYDLPASYKFHKKKSVDIEVDLIRFSF